One genomic segment of Flavobacteriaceae bacterium includes these proteins:
- the lpdA gene encoding dihydrolipoyl dehydrogenase, whose product MKYDLIVIGSGPGGYIAAIRASQLGLHVAIVEKYATLGGTCLNVGCIPSKALLDSSHHYHDAIHHFEAHGISVGTPKVDFSKMIERKAAVVQQTTGGIKYLMGKNNITVFEGTGSFVDATHIKITKNDGSEETIEGTNIIIATGSKPATLPFIQIDKEQIITSTEALKLKEIPKKLLVIGGGVIGLELGSVYKRLGAEVAVIEYMDKIVPGMDTDISKELQKVLKKQGIRFFTNHQVQSVEKKGKTVIVNTTNKKGEAVLFEGDYCLVSVGRKPYTEGLHLENVGIKVNEKGQIVTNAHLQTNVANIYAIGDVVKGPMLAHKAEEEGVVVAESIAGQKPHIDYHLIPGIVYTWPEVAAVGKTEQELKEAGIEYKSGKFPMRALGRSRASADIDGFVKIIADKKTDEILGVHMVGARAADLIMEAAVAMEYRAAAEDLARICHGHPTYSEAVKEAAKAAWDGKPLNA is encoded by the coding sequence CGGGGGGTATATTGCTGCTATCAGAGCATCTCAATTAGGCCTTCATGTTGCGATTGTAGAAAAATATGCAACACTTGGTGGCACATGTTTAAATGTGGGATGTATCCCGTCAAAAGCACTATTGGATTCTTCGCATCATTATCACGATGCGATTCATCATTTTGAAGCCCACGGAATCTCCGTAGGTACGCCCAAAGTAGATTTTAGTAAGATGATAGAAAGAAAAGCAGCTGTTGTACAACAGACTACCGGAGGCATCAAATACCTGATGGGGAAAAACAATATTACTGTTTTTGAAGGAACAGGTTCTTTTGTAGATGCCACACATATAAAAATAACCAAAAATGACGGCTCCGAAGAAACGATTGAAGGAACAAACATCATTATTGCTACAGGTTCCAAGCCTGCTACTTTGCCTTTTATTCAAATAGACAAAGAGCAAATTATTACGTCTACGGAAGCTTTAAAACTAAAAGAAATCCCAAAAAAATTGTTGGTTATCGGCGGCGGTGTTATTGGATTGGAACTAGGTTCCGTATATAAACGTTTAGGGGCGGAAGTTGCCGTTATTGAATATATGGACAAAATTGTTCCGGGAATGGATACGGATATTTCCAAAGAACTGCAAAAAGTACTCAAGAAGCAAGGAATTCGGTTTTTTACGAATCATCAAGTACAATCCGTAGAGAAAAAAGGTAAGACAGTCATTGTAAATACAACCAATAAAAAAGGCGAGGCAGTCTTATTTGAAGGAGATTATTGTTTGGTTTCCGTAGGTAGGAAACCTTATACGGAAGGCCTTCATTTGGAAAATGTCGGCATTAAAGTAAACGAAAAAGGTCAGATAGTAACCAATGCGCATTTGCAAACTAATGTCGCCAATATTTATGCTATAGGAGATGTTGTAAAAGGTCCTATGCTAGCTCATAAAGCAGAAGAAGAAGGAGTTGTTGTTGCCGAATCAATTGCAGGACAAAAACCACATATTGATTACCATTTAATTCCGGGGATTGTATATACCTGGCCGGAAGTTGCCGCTGTTGGTAAAACAGAACAGGAATTAAAAGAAGCCGGTATTGAGTATAAGTCGGGAAAATTTCCCATGCGTGCTTTGGGACGTTCCAGAGCAAGTGCCGATATCGATGGTTTTGTAAAAATAATAGCCGATAAAAAAACCGATGAAATACTAGGTGTGCATATGGTAGGCGCCAGGGCTGCGGATTTAATTATGGAAGCTGCTGTGGCTATGGAATACAGAGCTGCTGCAGAAGATTTGGCAAGGATTTGTCACGGACACCCTACCTATTCGGAAGCTGTAAAAGAGGCTGCAAAGGCTGCATGGGATGGAAAACCTTTAAATGCGTAA